A region from the Pristiophorus japonicus isolate sPriJap1 chromosome 14, sPriJap1.hap1, whole genome shotgun sequence genome encodes:
- the LOC139279855 gene encoding splicing factor 3B subunit 1-like, producing the protein MIFQDRGAEYVSAREWMRICFELLELLKAHKKAIRRATVNTFGYIAKAIGPHDVLATLLNNLKVQERQNRVCTTVAILRQKHALHSLCYLF; encoded by the exons ATGATTTTCCAAG ATCGGGGTGCAGAGTATGTATCTGCTCGTGAATGGATGAGGATCTGCTTTGAATTGTTAGAACTTTTGAAGGCACACAAAAAAGCCATCAGAAGAGCAACAGTAAACACTTTTGGCTACATTGCAAAAGCTATTGG TCCACATGATGTTCTGGCCACTCTATTGAATAACTTGAAAGTTCAAGAACGTCAGAACAGAGTCTGTACCACAGTAGCTATATTGCGGCAGAAACATGCTCTCCATTCACTGTGCTACCTGTTTTGA